From Syngnathus scovelli strain Florida chromosome 14, RoL_Ssco_1.2, whole genome shotgun sequence, one genomic window encodes:
- the siva1 gene encoding apoptosis regulatory protein Siva isoform X1, with translation MPKRGYPFTETFSSQYKIHIRQHELSNSSVLGNKYRKEIYEKTKNLLFNGARAVVGTVWPGGEKIGDACSSGVGTAESSQTLLRGQTLIGFDGRLTKAPRTQGSPLTGCCVCQKSTSCRTSCSQCERLTCSYCSRQCSNCSSLCCSVCTVIDYSGRYDEVVCCSCSP, from the exons ATGCCGAAGCGTGGATACCCTTTTACGGAAACCTTCTCGTCCCAGTACAAAATACATATCAGGCAGCATGAGCTGAGTAATTCCAGTGTGTTGGGGAACAAGTACAGAAAAGAAATATACG agaagaccaagaacttACTTTTTAATGGCGCCAGGGCTGTGGTGGGCACTGTATGGCCCGGTGGAGAGAAGATCGGCGACGCCTGTTCATCTGGAGTAGGCACTGCTGAAAGCAGCCAGACTCTTTTAAGAGGGCAGACTTTGATAGGATTTGACGGAAGACTGACTAAAGCACCCAGAACGCAAG GGTCGCCTCTAACTGGCTGCTGCGTTTGTCAGAAGAGCACATCATGCCGGACATCTTGTTcgcagtgcgaacgactcacctGCTCCTACTGCAGCAGACAGTGTTCAAACTGCTCAAGCCTCTGCTGCTCTGTCTGCACTGTCATAGA CTACAGTGGACGTTATGATGAAGTTGTCTGTTGCAGTTGTTCCCCGTAA